Proteins from a single region of Verrucomicrobiota bacterium:
- the queD gene encoding 6-carboxytetrahydropterin synthase QueD, which translates to MHIELRKTFQFEAAHLLPGLPEAHKCRRLHGHSFMVDVVVAGECDPKLGWLMDYADISAAFKPLWEQLDHRYLNDVPGLDNPTSERIAVWIWDRLKPAMPLLREVVVAETCTARAVYRGG; encoded by the coding sequence ACTTCGCAAAACATTTCAGTTTGAAGCCGCGCACCTCCTGCCCGGGCTGCCCGAGGCGCACAAGTGCCGGCGCCTTCATGGCCACAGTTTCATGGTGGACGTGGTGGTCGCGGGCGAATGCGACCCGAAGCTCGGGTGGCTGATGGATTACGCGGACATCTCGGCCGCGTTCAAGCCGCTCTGGGAACAGCTCGACCACCGCTACCTCAACGACGTGCCCGGCCTCGACAACCCGACCAGCGAACGGATTGCGGTGTGGATTTGGGACCGCCTCAAGCCGGCGATGCCGCTGCTTCGCGAAGTTGTGGTCGCGGAGACCTGCACCGCGCGGGCGGTCTATCGTGGCGGGTAG